In Sphingopyxis sp. 113P3, one DNA window encodes the following:
- a CDS encoding tetratricopeptide repeat protein, with protein sequence MSETKGLSGANRAILIAAFVLLAAAVGYAMWRDAGAPPPRAEAGGAAPADAIGALEDRTRREPRSIEAWTMLGAARFDMGDFKGAVAAYEKAVALAPESAPIWSALGEARVMASERDPLPAAAREAFDKAIALDAKDPRARYFMAVKKDIAGDHKGAIDDWFALLADTPQGAPWEADLRRTIEQVGAIHKIEVADRLARTQARPLTPDELPVAARAIPGPSRAEMEAAAQLPKGQQDAMIAGMVDGLEAKLKANPGDVDRWIMLMRSRMTLGETAKAAQALKDAVAANPDAAARLKAQAGLLGVPGA encoded by the coding sequence ATGAGTGAGACCAAGGGCCTGTCGGGTGCCAACCGCGCGATATTGATCGCTGCCTTCGTGCTGCTCGCGGCGGCCGTCGGCTATGCGATGTGGCGCGATGCAGGCGCGCCGCCGCCCCGTGCCGAGGCTGGCGGCGCAGCGCCCGCCGATGCAATCGGCGCGCTGGAGGACCGCACCCGGCGCGAGCCCCGGAGCATCGAGGCGTGGACGATGCTGGGCGCGGCGCGCTTCGATATGGGCGATTTTAAAGGGGCGGTCGCGGCCTATGAAAAGGCGGTGGCGCTCGCCCCGGAAAGCGCGCCCATCTGGTCGGCGCTCGGCGAGGCGCGGGTGATGGCGAGCGAGCGGGACCCCTTGCCGGCCGCGGCGCGCGAGGCCTTCGACAAGGCCATCGCGCTCGATGCGAAGGATCCGCGCGCGCGCTATTTCATGGCGGTGAAAAAGGATATTGCGGGCGATCACAAGGGCGCAATCGACGACTGGTTCGCGCTGCTTGCCGACACGCCGCAGGGCGCGCCGTGGGAGGCGGATCTTCGCCGCACGATCGAGCAGGTCGGAGCAATCCACAAGATCGAGGTCGCAGACCGGCTCGCACGGACGCAGGCGCGGCCCTTGACGCCTGACGAGCTTCCCGTCGCTGCGCGCGCGATCCCCGGCCCGAGCCGCGCCGAAATGGAGGCCGCCGCGCAGCTTCCCAAGGGCCAGCAGGATGCGATGATCGCGGGCATGGTCGACGGGCTCGAGGCGAAGCTGAAGGCGAACCCTGGCGATGTCGACCGCTGGATCATGCTGATGCGCAGCCGCATGACGCTGGGCGAGACCGCCAAGGCTGCGCAGGCGCTCAAGGACGCGGTCGCCGCCAATCCGGACGCGGCTGCGCGGCTCAAGGCGCAGGCCGGTTTGCTCGGGGTGCCGGGGGCGTAG
- a CDS encoding heme-binding protein has product MPTRSSLFRSTAFAALGALLLASCGGGGGGGSTPTPSPAPTPTPAPSGGLYTPPAAAALSVAEVQQILANAIAEAQARSLPSMIAVTDRVGNVLAVFRMNGARATATTSAAPNGANIDAQNVTFPAEAGAIAKAITGAYLSSGGNAFSTRTASQIVQEHFPPAPTTVGLESGPLFGVQFSQLPCSDFSSRFGAAGAAALIGPKRSPLGLAADPGGLPLYKNGVLVGGIGVMGDGDYGSDPNILDIDNDAEEFIALAGTRGFEAPASITADKITVDGTSLRFSDATYAGLMTGGGASFASLNGSAGSLIAVTGYANAAVIAGTAYGSEASGVRPSMPGEFSNRDAFVLTNGSGANRFPIRSGTDGASNSAPLTAAEVRALLEEAFAVMSRARAQIRRPLDSRAQVTISIVDTHGEILGIVRSPDAPIFGADVSLQKARTATFFSAAQAGAELSANASADVRQFVPALRSFLSDPSALTGKVAFADRSGGNLSRPYFPDGEVGRPHGPLSRPIAQFNPFSTGLQSALIIGNLGQHLAYVSGASATDTPQRCTTLPDVAPGHNRLQNGIQIFPGSVPIYRGNRLVGGIGVSGDGIDQDDMISFLGAHNGGGRTGGIGNAPVDLRADRIVVRLQDGATVRLRYISCPFAPFLDTGQQNVCDGL; this is encoded by the coding sequence ATGCCCACGCGCTCTTCCCTCTTTCGCTCGACCGCTTTTGCCGCGCTTGGCGCGCTTCTCCTCGCCTCGTGCGGAGGCGGGGGCGGCGGCGGCAGTACCCCGACGCCGAGTCCCGCGCCGACGCCCACCCCGGCGCCCTCCGGCGGGCTCTATACGCCGCCTGCTGCCGCAGCGCTGAGCGTCGCCGAGGTGCAACAGATCCTCGCAAATGCCATCGCCGAGGCCCAGGCGCGAAGCCTCCCCTCGATGATCGCGGTCACCGACCGCGTAGGGAATGTCCTTGCCGTTTTCCGCATGAATGGTGCGCGCGCGACCGCAACCACCTCGGCGGCCCCTAATGGCGCGAATATCGACGCGCAGAACGTGACTTTCCCTGCCGAGGCGGGTGCGATCGCAAAGGCGATAACGGGCGCCTATCTGTCGAGCGGCGGCAACGCCTTTTCGACGCGGACCGCGAGCCAGATCGTTCAGGAGCATTTTCCGCCTGCGCCCACGACGGTCGGCCTTGAAAGCGGGCCGCTGTTCGGGGTGCAGTTCAGCCAGCTTCCGTGCAGTGATTTCTCGTCGCGTTTCGGCGCCGCGGGCGCTGCCGCGCTGATCGGCCCGAAGCGCTCGCCGCTCGGTCTCGCCGCGGACCCCGGGGGGCTGCCGCTCTACAAGAACGGCGTGCTTGTCGGCGGCATCGGCGTGATGGGCGACGGCGATTACGGGAGCGATCCCAATATCCTCGACATCGACAATGATGCCGAGGAGTTTATCGCGCTCGCCGGCACGCGCGGCTTCGAGGCGCCGGCGAGCATTACGGCCGACAAGATCACTGTCGACGGGACGAGCCTGCGCTTTTCGGATGCGACCTATGCGGGGCTGATGACGGGCGGCGGCGCGAGCTTTGCGAGCCTCAACGGGAGCGCGGGAAGCCTGATCGCGGTTACCGGCTATGCCAACGCCGCGGTGATCGCGGGGACCGCCTATGGTAGCGAGGCGTCGGGCGTGCGCCCCTCGATGCCAGGCGAATTTTCGAACCGCGACGCGTTCGTCCTGACCAATGGCAGCGGCGCCAACCGCTTCCCGATCCGCAGCGGCACCGACGGCGCGTCGAACAGCGCGCCGCTGACCGCTGCCGAGGTGCGCGCGCTGCTCGAGGAAGCCTTTGCGGTGATGAGCCGCGCCCGCGCGCAGATCCGCCGCCCGCTCGACAGCCGCGCGCAGGTCACGATCAGCATCGTCGACACCCACGGCGAGATTCTCGGCATCGTCAGGTCGCCCGATGCGCCGATATTCGGCGCCGACGTCAGCCTGCAAAAGGCGCGAACCGCGACCTTCTTCTCGGCGGCGCAGGCGGGCGCCGAGCTTTCGGCGAACGCCAGCGCCGATGTGCGCCAGTTCGTCCCCGCGCTGCGCAGCTTCCTCAGCGATCCATCGGCGCTGACGGGCAAGGTTGCTTTCGCCGACCGCTCGGGCGGCAATTTGTCGCGCCCCTATTTTCCCGATGGCGAAGTCGGGCGCCCGCACGGCCCGCTGTCGCGCCCGATTGCGCAGTTCAACCCCTTCTCGACTGGGCTGCAGTCGGCGCTGATCATCGGCAATCTCGGCCAGCATCTCGCCTATGTGTCGGGCGCCAGCGCGACGGACACGCCGCAGCGCTGCACGACGCTTCCCGACGTCGCGCCGGGACACAACCGGTTGCAGAACGGCATCCAGATCTTCCCCGGGTCGGTCCCCATCTACCGCGGCAACCGCCTCGTCGGGGGCATCGGCGTCTCGGGCGACGGCATCGACCAGGACGACATGATCAGCTTCCTTGGCGCTCATAACGGCGGGGGAAGGACGGGCGGCATCGGCAACGCGCCGGTGGATCTGCGCGCGGACCGCATCGTCGTCAGGCTCCAGGATGGGGCGACGGTTCGGCTGCGTTACATCAGCTGTCCCTTCGCGCCCTTCCTCGACACGGGCCAGCAAAATGTCTGCGATGGGCTCTAG
- a CDS encoding TonB-dependent receptor, whose product MKRVGTGVAARRSHVLGTLLASTALVMTAAPLKAQEAAADESEGDAIIVTGIRSSLQNALVEKRDANNLVEVIQAEDIGKLPDQNLAEVLENVTGVQITRQAGVGNAVQIRGTDANRVEINGVSTVGSGAGRSGISFEDLPASLIASVEVVKVPTAQTIEGSVGGTINLRTIRPLDLQGPLIAARAQMENSDLAKSTLPRLSATVGNNWETGIGEIGIVLSGSYARQDVAAFKPRVDRDAVVLPGSGPSAEAFPFLRIQFLQQGLENYEYETYNGTAALEWKPDDNLKLYFDATLNNQRRAQESHRVQISGTATPSVVDAMNNTAFETVDFGSLNGPDGPVNLGTVEAAVAGTIGIGGSTGTLIDPNMRMSSDTGARVTKSRVFDLGTQWDATDKLSVRAEVSLSTSKSRFPNFSTTLDFINPNGPQPVIGQSLDNGVPLAFDLRGGTLQFGIDQSSPFAPTTAQLLDPANYRLQQVAQGANTTDNQERAGRLDVHYDTSDLNPFVTSIDIGYRWNRTSAENVEFSRNVSLTHTTNAWNRPSGDLFSDILIPGPSNFNAADGRDLYFGDFLLIDGGLAFRDPGRVLDALNEAIAASNAAATQGPPVATLETPTESFSGFFKIKETTSAAYFQANMEGDIAGMPLRGNVGVRWLRTSLASIGNNIANGEVTGQIVAKSHYTFLLPRLSLVLEPADKFLVRAGISRDIRRPNFDTLSTSYSFGTGPNTPVAVGNPDLVPEAVWSFDLSGEYYFAPSSLISVGLFHKSRTNLFAQRHEDPAPNLDADGNLNISIDPSCPGGGIYNPIANRNINNPIQGVGICVPRSSTFNVPGTTTQTGIEIALQHDLSAWEDVLGFASGFGFIGNFTYQKTGGSAREYREADGPRTVFTQLGHPGAQDLISLANLSKYAYNATLFYDKYGLNARLRYTWRSSYVSTDPFFFGLPLINGARGQLNASINYDINDHINVGVEGINLLRGDQNQYCVNNKALLCFQGLTDRRITAGVSVKF is encoded by the coding sequence ATGAAACGGGTGGGGACAGGGGTAGCCGCAAGGCGTTCGCACGTGCTTGGAACGCTGCTCGCGAGCACGGCACTGGTCATGACGGCAGCGCCGCTCAAGGCGCAGGAGGCAGCGGCCGACGAGAGCGAAGGCGACGCGATCATCGTCACCGGGATCCGCAGCTCGCTTCAGAACGCCCTCGTCGAAAAGCGCGACGCAAACAATCTGGTCGAGGTGATCCAGGCTGAGGATATCGGCAAGCTGCCCGACCAGAATCTCGCCGAAGTGCTCGAAAACGTCACCGGGGTTCAGATCACCCGCCAGGCGGGCGTCGGCAATGCGGTGCAGATCCGCGGCACCGACGCCAACCGCGTCGAGATCAACGGCGTGTCGACCGTCGGGTCGGGCGCGGGGCGGTCGGGGATCAGCTTCGAGGATCTGCCTGCATCGCTGATCGCTTCGGTCGAGGTGGTCAAGGTGCCGACCGCGCAGACGATCGAAGGATCGGTGGGCGGCACGATCAACCTTCGCACGATCCGCCCGCTCGACTTGCAGGGACCGCTGATCGCGGCGCGCGCGCAAATGGAGAACAGCGACCTTGCAAAATCCACCCTGCCGCGGCTCTCCGCGACCGTCGGCAACAATTGGGAGACCGGAATAGGCGAGATCGGCATCGTCTTGAGCGGCAGCTACGCGCGCCAGGACGTCGCCGCGTTCAAGCCGCGCGTCGACCGCGACGCAGTCGTTCTCCCGGGATCGGGGCCGAGCGCGGAGGCCTTTCCTTTCCTGCGTATCCAGTTCCTTCAGCAGGGGCTCGAGAATTACGAATATGAAACCTACAACGGCACCGCTGCGCTCGAGTGGAAGCCGGACGACAATCTGAAGCTTTATTTCGACGCAACGCTCAACAACCAGAGGCGCGCGCAGGAAAGCCACCGGGTCCAGATTTCGGGCACCGCGACCCCCTCGGTCGTCGATGCGATGAACAACACCGCCTTCGAGACGGTCGACTTCGGCAGCCTCAACGGCCCCGACGGCCCGGTCAATCTCGGCACGGTCGAGGCCGCGGTCGCGGGCACGATCGGCATCGGGGGCTCGACGGGCACCTTGATCGATCCCAACATGCGCATGTCGAGCGACACAGGGGCGCGCGTGACCAAGAGCCGCGTTTTCGATCTGGGCACCCAGTGGGACGCGACCGACAAGCTCAGCGTGCGCGCCGAGGTCTCGCTGTCGACCTCGAAGTCGCGATTCCCGAACTTCTCGACCACGCTCGATTTCATCAACCCGAACGGCCCCCAGCCCGTCATCGGGCAAAGCCTCGACAACGGCGTACCGCTGGCATTCGACCTGCGGGGCGGCACGCTGCAATTCGGCATCGATCAGTCGAGCCCCTTCGCGCCGACGACCGCGCAGTTGCTCGACCCCGCCAATTACCGGTTGCAGCAGGTGGCGCAGGGGGCAAATACCACCGACAATCAGGAGCGCGCCGGCCGGCTCGACGTCCATTATGACACGAGCGACCTCAACCCCTTCGTGACCTCGATCGACATCGGCTATCGATGGAACCGCACCTCGGCCGAGAATGTTGAATTCTCCCGCAACGTCAGTCTCACGCACACCACCAATGCGTGGAACCGGCCATCGGGCGATCTGTTCTCGGACATCCTCATTCCCGGGCCCAGCAATTTCAACGCGGCCGACGGGCGCGATCTTTATTTCGGCGACTTTCTCCTCATCGATGGCGGGCTCGCATTCCGCGACCCGGGGCGGGTGCTCGACGCACTCAACGAAGCGATCGCGGCGAGCAATGCAGCGGCCACCCAGGGCCCGCCGGTCGCGACGCTCGAAACGCCGACCGAATCCTTTTCCGGCTTCTTCAAGATCAAGGAAACAACGAGCGCAGCCTATTTCCAGGCCAATATGGAAGGCGACATCGCGGGCATGCCGCTGCGCGGCAATGTCGGCGTCCGGTGGCTGCGCACCAGCCTCGCCTCGATCGGCAACAATATCGCAAACGGCGAGGTCACCGGGCAAATCGTCGCGAAGAGCCACTACACTTTCCTGCTCCCGCGGCTCAGCCTCGTCCTTGAGCCCGCTGACAAGTTCCTCGTGCGCGCCGGCATCTCGCGCGACATCCGGCGCCCGAACTTCGACACGCTGTCGACCTCCTATTCGTTCGGCACCGGCCCCAACACGCCGGTTGCGGTCGGCAATCCGGACCTCGTTCCCGAAGCGGTTTGGTCGTTTGACTTGTCGGGCGAATATTATTTCGCCCCCTCAAGCCTGATCAGCGTCGGCCTCTTTCACAAGAGCCGCACCAATCTGTTCGCGCAGCGGCACGAGGACCCGGCTCCCAATCTCGACGCCGATGGCAATCTCAACATCTCGATCGATCCCTCCTGCCCCGGCGGCGGCATCTACAACCCGATTGCCAACCGCAACATCAACAATCCCATTCAGGGTGTCGGCATCTGCGTCCCGCGCAGCTCGACCTTCAATGTTCCCGGCACCACGACGCAGACCGGCATCGAAATCGCCCTTCAGCATGACCTGTCGGCGTGGGAGGATGTGCTGGGCTTCGCCTCGGGCTTCGGCTTCATCGGCAACTTCACCTATCAGAAGACCGGCGGCTCGGCGCGCGAGTATCGCGAGGCGGACGGCCCGCGCACCGTCTTCACCCAGCTCGGGCACCCCGGCGCGCAGGACCTGATCAGCCTCGCGAACCTGTCGAAATATGCGTATAACGCGACGCTCTTCTACGACAAATACGGCCTCAACGCCCGGCTGCGCTATACGTGGCGATCGAGCTATGTCTCGACCGACCCCTTCTTCTTCGGCCTGCCGCTGATCAATGGCGCCCGCGGCCAGCTCAACGCCAGCATCAATTACGACATCAACGACCACATCAATGTCGGGGTCGAGGGGATCAACCTCCTGCGCGGCGACCAGAACCAATATTGCGTCAACAACAAGGCGCTGCTCTGCTTCCAGGGCCTCACCGACCGCCGCATCACGGCAGGGGTGAGCGTCAAGTTCTAG
- a CDS encoding multiheme c-type cytochrome has protein sequence MTTHAGQGRGDRPWAALAGFALMLAALALAALIAAPPARSQGDGGGRFLGVASCAGSTCHGRMEGDGTVVRQDELMKWQEPSTPGGAHSRAWAVLSNSRSQFIARNLGIGDPSRAAMCLGCHSDAAASRGTAPLADGVSCETCHGPAGSWIATHYAGVGPNPDPGAEMREKHLANLRAGLRKLEDPVVRAGVCVDCHFGSAGEGQFVTHRIMAAGHPRISFELDLFSALQAHHDEDSDYGWRKFGAQGGHTDHVQMWAVGQATALERSLTLFQSKRGTEGVFPEFYFLDCHSCHRRIYDQAKPVKTSLANPGRPGLPEGMPPYNDENLIMLSAAARLAAPGLAEQLGARSAAFHRALATDRPSAVAAAGALAQTVAALKAAFASRSFSGTDAFALVDAIAAKTINDRFTDYAGSSQAVMGVDTLLGSMVSSGRVTVGAAAGIRADLDRAYAAVKDPNAYKPNDFQAALGRAVRAIQALR, from the coding sequence ATGACGACGCACGCTGGACAGGGGCGCGGCGATCGGCCTTGGGCGGCATTGGCGGGCTTTGCGCTGATGCTCGCGGCCCTGGCGCTCGCGGCTCTCATCGCGGCGCCGCCGGCGCGCTCGCAGGGAGATGGCGGCGGGCGTTTCCTTGGCGTTGCCTCGTGCGCGGGCTCGACCTGTCACGGCCGGATGGAGGGCGACGGTACCGTCGTGCGCCAGGACGAGTTGATGAAATGGCAGGAGCCCTCGACCCCGGGGGGCGCACACAGCCGCGCCTGGGCTGTGCTCTCGAACAGCCGCAGCCAGTTCATCGCGCGCAATCTCGGCATCGGCGACCCGAGCCGCGCTGCGATGTGCCTGGGCTGCCACAGCGATGCCGCGGCAAGCCGCGGCACTGCGCCGCTTGCCGATGGGGTGAGCTGCGAGACGTGCCATGGCCCCGCGGGCAGCTGGATCGCCACCCACTATGCCGGGGTGGGACCCAACCCCGATCCCGGTGCGGAAATGCGCGAGAAGCATCTTGCGAACCTTCGTGCAGGCCTTCGCAAGCTCGAGGACCCCGTGGTGCGCGCGGGCGTCTGCGTCGACTGCCATTTCGGATCGGCGGGCGAGGGACAGTTTGTCACCCACCGTATCATGGCGGCGGGGCATCCGCGCATTTCGTTCGAGCTCGATCTCTTCTCGGCGCTCCAGGCGCACCATGATGAGGACAGCGACTATGGCTGGCGCAAATTCGGGGCGCAAGGCGGGCACACGGACCATGTCCAGATGTGGGCGGTGGGACAGGCGACCGCGCTTGAACGCAGCCTCACCCTCTTCCAGTCGAAGCGCGGAACCGAGGGTGTCTTCCCCGAATTCTACTTTCTCGACTGCCATAGCTGTCACCGCCGCATCTACGACCAGGCAAAGCCCGTGAAGACGAGCCTCGCCAACCCGGGGCGCCCCGGCCTTCCCGAGGGCATGCCGCCCTATAATGACGAGAATCTGATCATGCTGTCGGCGGCAGCGCGCCTCGCGGCGCCCGGACTTGCCGAGCAGCTCGGCGCGCGCAGCGCCGCCTTCCACCGCGCGCTTGCCACCGACCGGCCGAGCGCTGTCGCCGCGGCCGGTGCCCTTGCGCAGACGGTCGCAGCGCTCAAGGCAGCCTTTGCGTCGCGCAGCTTTTCGGGCACCGACGCCTTCGCGCTCGTCGATGCCATCGCGGCAAAGACGATAAACGACCGCTTCACCGACTATGCAGGTTCATCGCAAGCGGTGATGGGGGTCGACACCCTGCTTGGGTCGATGGTGTCGTCGGGACGGGTGACGGTGGGCGCTGCGGCGGGAATCCGGGCCGATCTCGACCGCGCCTATGCGGCGGTCAAGGACCCTAACGCCTACAAGCCCAATGATTTCCAGGCCGCACTCGGCCGCGCGGTGCGCGCGATCCAGGCCCTGCGGTGA
- the gdhA gene encoding NADP-specific glutamate dehydrogenase has product MAVSDHVDFPTFMEGVKKRNPGQSEFVQAVQEVAEDIFDFIADKEEYHSQQILRRIAEPDRVVSFRVCWEDDNGNIRVQRGWRVQNNNAIGPYKGGIRFHPSVTESVLKFLAFEQTFKNALTGLPMGGGKGGSNFNPKGKSVREIMRFCQSFMTELYRHIGADIDVPAGDIGVGGREIGFMFGQYKRITNEFTGVLTGKGLEWGGSLIRTEATGYGAVYFLANMLAAKDQDLVGKSAVISGSGNVATHAAEKVVQLGGKVLTLSDSGGFIHDPDGITQEKIDWVKAHKTHRRGRIEEYVSEFRSATFVPGKTPWGVPCDVALPCATQNELNGEDAKTLVQNGCIAVSEGANMPTDLAGVHIFRDAKLMYAPGKAANAGGVAVSGLEMSQNSARRSWSEDELQQMLKDIMAGIHSRCLTYGDQGNGYVDYVKGANIAGFKKVADAMLAFGVV; this is encoded by the coding sequence ATGGCAGTTTCGGATCACGTCGATTTTCCGACGTTCATGGAGGGCGTGAAGAAGCGCAATCCGGGGCAGAGCGAGTTCGTCCAGGCGGTGCAGGAAGTCGCCGAGGATATTTTCGACTTCATCGCCGACAAGGAAGAATATCATTCGCAGCAGATATTGCGCCGCATCGCCGAACCCGACCGGGTCGTGTCGTTTCGCGTCTGCTGGGAAGACGACAATGGCAATATCCGTGTCCAGCGTGGCTGGCGTGTCCAGAACAACAATGCGATCGGCCCCTATAAGGGGGGTATCCGCTTCCACCCGAGCGTCACCGAAAGCGTGCTCAAGTTCCTCGCGTTCGAGCAAACCTTCAAGAATGCGCTGACCGGACTGCCCATGGGGGGCGGCAAGGGCGGGTCGAACTTCAACCCCAAGGGCAAGAGCGTTCGCGAGATCATGCGCTTCTGCCAGAGCTTCATGACCGAGCTTTATCGCCACATCGGCGCCGACATCGACGTGCCCGCGGGGGATATCGGGGTCGGCGGACGCGAGATCGGCTTCATGTTCGGCCAGTATAAGCGGATCACCAACGAATTTACCGGGGTACTCACCGGCAAGGGGCTCGAATGGGGCGGTTCGCTGATCCGGACCGAGGCGACGGGCTATGGCGCGGTTTATTTCCTCGCCAACATGCTGGCGGCCAAGGACCAGGACCTCGTTGGCAAGAGTGCCGTCATTTCAGGTTCGGGCAATGTCGCGACGCACGCGGCCGAGAAGGTCGTCCAATTGGGCGGCAAGGTGCTCACCCTCTCCGATTCGGGCGGCTTCATCCATGATCCTGACGGTATCACGCAGGAGAAGATCGACTGGGTGAAGGCGCACAAGACCCACCGTCGCGGCCGGATCGAGGAATATGTCAGCGAGTTCAGATCGGCGACATTCGTGCCCGGAAAGACGCCGTGGGGCGTGCCTTGCGACGTTGCCCTGCCCTGCGCGACGCAGAACGAGCTCAATGGCGAGGACGCCAAAACGCTCGTCCAGAACGGCTGCATCGCCGTCAGCGAGGGCGCGAACATGCCAACCGACCTTGCAGGCGTTCACATTTTCCGCGATGCGAAGCTCATGTACGCGCCGGGCAAGGCGGCGAATGCGGGGGGCGTTGCGGTGTCGGGTCTTGAAATGAGCCAGAACAGCGCGCGGCGCAGCTGGAGCGAAGACGAGCTGCAACAGATGCTGAAAGACATCATGGCCGGCATTCATTCGCGCTGTCTGACCTATGGCGACCAGGGCAATGGCTATGTCGATTATGTAAAGGGCGCCAATATCGCAGGCTTCAAGAAGGTGGCCGACGCGATGCTGGCGTTCGGGGTGGTGTAA
- a CDS encoding RelA/SpoT family protein, translated as MLRQYELVERVRAYDPDVDEALLNRAYVFTVQKHGSQKRASGDPYFSHPVEVAGILTDLHLDSETIVTALLHDTLEDTLTTPEEIERLFGGDVGRLVDGVTKLSKIEAQTENERAAENLRKFLLAMSDDIRVLLVKLADRLHNMRTLHFIKNPEKRRRIAKETMDIYAPLAERIGMYEYMREMQLLAFRELEPEAYATITGRLAKLTAGGKDKVAAISREFKELLAKNGIDADVSGREKHPYSIWRKMQERHVSFEQVTDIIAFRIVTPTDADCYAALGLIHRKWKMVPGRFKDYISTPKRNGYKSLHTTIMHQQNMRIEIQIRSVDMHQQSEFGLAAHWAYKQGGAAPDGQAGWIRDLLEILEQTHDPDEVLENTRIAMYQDRIFAFTPKGVLHQLPKGATPVDFAYAVHTGLGDRTVGAKVNGRLVPLRTQLANGDTVEILSSDKQVPQPAWLGFAVTGKARAAIRRHVRSKEKVELAALGRKMYDEIARRLPGKIGDKARAAAIERLKLEDDTALYVAIGKRQLSDNAVLEALMPGITAEMKSKPGKLKQGAAVSIEGLTPGVAYKLADCCHPVPGDRIVGLARPDEGIEVHVIDCPSLADGIDADWIDLRWQEDSEGGNARLCVVILNEPGTLAEMSGILAANSANITNLRLSNREGDFHTYDIVVEVRDVHHVMRILSALRASDQVVQAERL; from the coding sequence ATGCTCAGGCAGTATGAACTTGTCGAGCGCGTTCGCGCTTATGATCCCGACGTCGACGAGGCGTTGCTCAACCGTGCCTATGTCTTCACCGTCCAGAAGCACGGCAGCCAGAAGCGTGCCTCGGGTGACCCCTATTTCAGCCATCCTGTCGAAGTTGCGGGAATTTTGACCGACCTTCACCTCGACAGCGAAACGATCGTGACAGCGCTGCTTCACGATACGCTCGAGGATACGCTGACAACGCCCGAGGAGATCGAGCGGCTCTTCGGCGGCGACGTCGGGCGCCTTGTCGACGGGGTGACCAAGCTCAGCAAGATCGAGGCGCAGACCGAGAATGAGCGGGCGGCGGAAAATCTGCGCAAATTCCTGCTCGCCATGTCGGACGACATTCGCGTGTTGCTGGTCAAGCTCGCCGACCGGCTGCACAATATGCGCACGCTGCATTTCATCAAGAATCCGGAAAAGCGCCGCCGCATCGCCAAGGAAACGATGGATATCTATGCCCCGCTCGCCGAGCGGATCGGCATGTACGAATATATGCGCGAGATGCAGCTTCTCGCCTTTCGCGAGCTCGAGCCCGAAGCCTATGCGACGATCACCGGCCGCCTTGCCAAGCTGACCGCGGGCGGCAAGGACAAGGTCGCGGCGATCAGCCGCGAATTCAAGGAGCTGCTCGCGAAGAACGGCATCGACGCCGACGTTTCGGGGCGCGAGAAGCACCCCTATTCGATCTGGCGCAAGATGCAGGAGCGCCACGTCAGCTTCGAGCAGGTCACCGACATTATCGCCTTTCGCATCGTGACCCCAACCGATGCCGATTGCTATGCGGCGCTCGGCCTCATTCATCGCAAGTGGAAGATGGTCCCCGGGCGCTTCAAGGATTATATCTCGACGCCGAAGCGCAACGGCTACAAGTCGCTCCACACGACGATCATGCATCAGCAGAATATGCGGATCGAGATCCAGATCCGCAGCGTCGACATGCACCAGCAGTCCGAGTTCGGGCTGGCGGCGCATTGGGCGTACAAGCAGGGGGGCGCGGCGCCCGATGGACAGGCGGGGTGGATACGCGACCTGCTCGAAATTCTCGAACAGACGCACGATCCCGACGAGGTTTTGGAAAACACGCGCATCGCGATGTACCAGGACCGGATCTTCGCCTTCACCCCGAAGGGCGTGCTGCACCAGCTTCCCAAGGGCGCAACGCCCGTCGACTTTGCCTATGCCGTGCACACCGGCCTTGGCGATCGCACCGTCGGCGCCAAGGTCAACGGAAGGCTCGTGCCGCTCCGCACGCAGCTCGCCAACGGCGACACGGTCGAGATCCTCTCGTCGGACAAGCAGGTGCCCCAGCCCGCCTGGCTCGGCTTTGCGGTCACCGGCAAGGCGCGCGCCGCGATCCGGCGCCATGTGCGCTCAAAGGAAAAGGTCGAGCTCGCCGCCCTCGGGCGCAAGATGTACGACGAGATCGCCCGCCGCCTTCCCGGCAAGATCGGCGACAAGGCGCGCGCGGCCGCGATCGAACGGCTGAAGCTTGAGGACGACACCGCGCTCTATGTCGCCATCGGCAAGCGGCAGCTCAGCGACAATGCGGTGCTCGAGGCGCTGATGCCCGGCATTACCGCCGAGATGAAGTCCAAGCCCGGCAAGCTCAAGCAGGGGGCGGCGGTGTCGATCGAGGGTCTGACCCCCGGCGTCGCCTACAAGCTCGCCGATTGCTGCCACCCGGTGCCCGGCGACCGCATCGTCGGTCTCGCGCGTCCGGACGAGGGGATCGAGGTGCATGTCATCGACTGCCCGAGCCTTGCCGACGGGATCGACGCCGACTGGATCGACCTGCGCTGGCAGGAAGACAGCGAGGGCGGCAATGCGCGGCTGTGCGTCGTCATCCTCAACGAGCCGGGAACGCTCGCGGAAATGTCGGGCATTCTTGCCGCCAACTCGGCGAATATCACCAATTTGCGCCTCTCGAATCGCGAAGGCGATTTTCATACCTATGACATTGTCGTCGAGGTCCGCGACGTTCACCATGTCATGCGCATCCTCTCGGCGCTGCGCGCCTCGGATCAGGTCGTGCAGGCGGAACGGCTCTGA